A window from Citrus sinensis cultivar Valencia sweet orange chromosome 5, DVS_A1.0, whole genome shotgun sequence encodes these proteins:
- the LOC102618591 gene encoding cysteine proteinase inhibitor 12, with protein sequence MAKFTNPLISLNTLSLLLFLIISATANSEFCDDKMALLGGVQESRGAENSNEIESLARFAIEEHNKKENALLEFVKVVKAQEQVVAGTMHHLTVEAIDAGTKKLYEAKVWVKPWLNFKDLQEFKHVGDSPASFTSSDLGVKKDGHCPGWQAVPVHDPQVQDAANHAIQTIQQRSNSLFPYVLQEIVHAKAEVIEDFAKFAMLLKVKRGEKEEKLNVEVHKKEGTFHLNQMQQDQE encoded by the exons ATGGCCAAATTCACCAATCCCTTGATTTcattaaatactctctctctgcTTCTGTTTCTGATCATATCTGCGACGGCAAATTCTGAATTTTGCGACGATAAAATGGCCTTGCTTGGCGGAGTACAGGAATCCCGAGGTGCCGAAAACAGCAATGAAATTGAAAGCCTCGCTCGATTCGCCATCGAAGAACACAACAAAAAAGAG AATGCTTTGCTGGAGTTTGTGAAAGTGGTGAAGGCGCAAGAGCAGGTGGTTGCTGGTACCATGCATCATCTAACAGTGGAGGCTATTGATGCTGGTACGAAGAAGCTATATGAAGCGAAAGTGTGGGTCAAGCCATGGTTGAATTTTAAGGATTTGCAGGAATTTAAGCACGTTGGTGATTCCCCGGCCTCTTTCACCTCTTCAGATCTTGGTGTTAAGAAAG ATGGTCATTGCCCTGGATGGCAGGCAGTTCCCGTACATGATCCTCAAGTCCAGGATGCAGCCAATCATGCTATCCAAACCATTCAGCAAAGGTCCAACTCCCTCTTCCCTTATGTACTTCAGGAGATTGTTCATGCAAAAGCTGAG GTGATTGAGGATTTTGCGAAATTTGCCATGCTTCTGAAAGTGAAGAGGGGAGAAAAAGAGGAGAAGCTCAATGTTGAAGTACACAAGAAGGAGGGCACATTCCATCTCAATCAAATGCAACAAGATCAAGAGTGA
- the LOC102618305 gene encoding uncharacterized protein LOC102618305 isoform X1: protein MRKKLDTRFPAARIKKIMQADEDVGKIALAVPVLVSKALELFLQDLCDRTYEITLQRGAKTMSSLHLKHCVQSYNVFDFLRDIVSRVPDYSHGHSDATSEDRSISKRRKAAGDECNDSDEESKRSRMHEMGHVTGSGRGRGRGRGRGRGRGARHLERESSHREVEPEPRTAPQHGASDNSNSTMLVDNASESKEQPKENVIASDGVNPATRNFDLNADLDENVDTKTAAPAAPTQPSSAGPSEETKHEEYPGWSLSEMDRMAIDPLQIANLSRRIDEEEEDYDEEG, encoded by the exons GCTCgaattaaaaagataatgcAAGCTGATGAGGATGTTGGGAAGATAGCATTGGCTGTCCCTGTTCTAGTTT CAAAAGCTTTGGAATTATTTTTGCAAGACCTCTGTGATCGTACATATGAGATAACCCTTCAGAGAGGAGCAAAGACAATGAGTTCCTTGCATTT AAAACATTGTGTTCAGAGCTATaatgtgtttgattttctGAGGGATATTGTCAGCCGAGTTCCAGACTATAGTCATGGTCATTCTGATGCTACTTCTGAGGATCGATCCATTTCTAAGAGAAG GAAAGCTGCTGGTGATGAATGCAATGACAGTGATGAAGAGTCAAAGAGGAGCAGGATG CATGAGATGGGCCATGTTACTGGCAGTGGCAGAGGGAGGGGCCGGGGTCGAGGAAGAGGCCGTGGACGAGGTGCTCGACATTTAGAAAGAGAGTCTTCTCATCGTGAGGTCGAGCCTGAACCCCGTACAGCTCCACAGCATGGCGCTAGTGATAATTCAAACTCCACAATGTTGGTGGATAATGCCTCTGAGTCAAAGGAACAGCCAAAGGAAAATGTCATAGCCAGTGATGGTGTTAATCCTGCTACTAGAAATTTTGATCTGAATGCTGATTTAGATGAGAATGTGGACACAAAGACTGCAGCTCCTGCAGCACCAACCCAACCCTCATCAGCAGGGCCTTCTGAGGAGACCAAACATGAAGAATATCCAGGTTGGTCTCTTTCGGAAATGGATAGGATGGCCATCGACCCTCTTCAGATTGCAAACCTCAGCAGAAGGATAgatgaggaagaggaagattACGATGAAGAAGGGTAA
- the LOC102618305 gene encoding uncharacterized protein LOC102618305 isoform X6: MQADEDVGKIALAVPVLVSKALELFLQDLCDRTYEITLQRGAKTMSSLHLKHCVQSYNVFDFLRDIVSRVPDYSHGHSDATSEDRSISKRRKAAGDECNDSDEESKRSRMHEMGHVTGSGRGRGRGRGRGRGRGARHLERESSHREVEPEPRTAPQHGASDNSNSTMLVDNASESKEQPKENVIASDGVNPATRNFDLNADLDENVDTKTAAPAAPTQPSSAGPSEETKHEEYPGWSLSEMDRMAIDPLQIANLSRRIDEEEEDYDEEG, translated from the exons CAAAAGCTTTGGAATTATTTTTGCAAGACCTCTGTGATCGTACATATGAGATAACCCTTCAGAGAGGAGCAAAGACAATGAGTTCCTTGCATTT AAAACATTGTGTTCAGAGCTATaatgtgtttgattttctGAGGGATATTGTCAGCCGAGTTCCAGACTATAGTCATGGTCATTCTGATGCTACTTCTGAGGATCGATCCATTTCTAAGAGAAG GAAAGCTGCTGGTGATGAATGCAATGACAGTGATGAAGAGTCAAAGAGGAGCAGGATG CATGAGATGGGCCATGTTACTGGCAGTGGCAGAGGGAGGGGCCGGGGTCGAGGAAGAGGCCGTGGACGAGGTGCTCGACATTTAGAAAGAGAGTCTTCTCATCGTGAGGTCGAGCCTGAACCCCGTACAGCTCCACAGCATGGCGCTAGTGATAATTCAAACTCCACAATGTTGGTGGATAATGCCTCTGAGTCAAAGGAACAGCCAAAGGAAAATGTCATAGCCAGTGATGGTGTTAATCCTGCTACTAGAAATTTTGATCTGAATGCTGATTTAGATGAGAATGTGGACACAAAGACTGCAGCTCCTGCAGCACCAACCCAACCCTCATCAGCAGGGCCTTCTGAGGAGACCAAACATGAAGAATATCCAGGTTGGTCTCTTTCGGAAATGGATAGGATGGCCATCGACCCTCTTCAGATTGCAAACCTCAGCAGAAGGATAgatgaggaagaggaagattACGATGAAGAAGGGTAA
- the LOC102618305 gene encoding uncharacterized protein LOC102618305 isoform X5 — MQADEDVGKIALAVPVLVSKALELFLQDLCDRTYEITLQRGAKTMSSLHLKHCVQSYNVFDFLRDIVSRVPDYSHGHSDATSEDRSISKRRKAAGDECNDSDEESKRSRMHEMGHVTGSGRGRGRGRGRGRGRGARHLERESSHREVEPEPRTAPQHGASDNSNSTMLVDNASESKEQPKENVIASDGVNPATRNFDLNADLDENVDTKTAAPAAPTQPSSAGPSEETKHEEYPGWSLSEMDRMAIDPLQIANLSRRIDEEEEDYDEEG, encoded by the exons atgcAAGCTGATGAGGATGTTGGGAAGATAGCATTGGCTGTCCCTGTTCTAGTTT CAAAAGCTTTGGAATTATTTTTGCAAGACCTCTGTGATCGTACATATGAGATAACCCTTCAGAGAGGAGCAAAGACAATGAGTTCCTTGCATTT AAAACATTGTGTTCAGAGCTATaatgtgtttgattttctGAGGGATATTGTCAGCCGAGTTCCAGACTATAGTCATGGTCATTCTGATGCTACTTCTGAGGATCGATCCATTTCTAAGAGAAG GAAAGCTGCTGGTGATGAATGCAATGACAGTGATGAAGAGTCAAAGAGGAGCAGGATG CATGAGATGGGCCATGTTACTGGCAGTGGCAGAGGGAGGGGCCGGGGTCGAGGAAGAGGCCGTGGACGAGGTGCTCGACATTTAGAAAGAGAGTCTTCTCATCGTGAGGTCGAGCCTGAACCCCGTACAGCTCCACAGCATGGCGCTAGTGATAATTCAAACTCCACAATGTTGGTGGATAATGCCTCTGAGTCAAAGGAACAGCCAAAGGAAAATGTCATAGCCAGTGATGGTGTTAATCCTGCTACTAGAAATTTTGATCTGAATGCTGATTTAGATGAGAATGTGGACACAAAGACTGCAGCTCCTGCAGCACCAACCCAACCCTCATCAGCAGGGCCTTCTGAGGAGACCAAACATGAAGAATATCCAGGTTGGTCTCTTTCGGAAATGGATAGGATGGCCATCGACCCTCTTCAGATTGCAAACCTCAGCAGAAGGATAgatgaggaagaggaagattACGATGAAGAAGGGTAA
- the LOC102618305 gene encoding uncharacterized protein LOC102618305 isoform X3 → MRKKLDTRFPAARIKKIMQADEDVGKIALAVPVLVSKALELFLQDLCDRTYEITLQRGAKTMSSLHLKHCVQSYNVFDFLRDIVSRVPDYSHGHSDATSEDRSISKRRKAAGDECNDSDEESKRSRMHEMGHVTGSGRGRGRGRGRGRGRGARHLERESSHREVEPEPRTAPQHGASDNSNSTMLVDNASESKEQPKENVIASDGVNPATRNFDLNADLDENVDTKTAAPAAPTQPSSAGPSEETKHEEYPGWSLSEMDRMAIDPLQIANLSRRIDEEEEDYDEEG, encoded by the exons ATGAGGAAGAAGCTCGATACACGTTTTCCAGCT GCTCgaattaaaaagataatgcAAGCTGATGAGGATGTTGGGAAGATAGCATTGGCTGTCCCTGTTCTAGTTT CAAAAGCTTTGGAATTATTTTTGCAAGACCTCTGTGATCGTACATATGAGATAACCCTTCAGAGAGGAGCAAAGACAATGAGTTCCTTGCATTT AAAACATTGTGTTCAGAGCTATaatgtgtttgattttctGAGGGATATTGTCAGCCGAGTTCCAGACTATAGTCATGGTCATTCTGATGCTACTTCTGAGGATCGATCCATTTCTAAGAGAAG GAAAGCTGCTGGTGATGAATGCAATGACAGTGATGAAGAGTCAAAGAGGAGCAGGATG CATGAGATGGGCCATGTTACTGGCAGTGGCAGAGGGAGGGGCCGGGGTCGAGGAAGAGGCCGTGGACGAGGTGCTCGACATTTAGAAAGAGAGTCTTCTCATCGTGAGGTCGAGCCTGAACCCCGTACAGCTCCACAGCATGGCGCTAGTGATAATTCAAACTCCACAATGTTGGTGGATAATGCCTCTGAGTCAAAGGAACAGCCAAAGGAAAATGTCATAGCCAGTGATGGTGTTAATCCTGCTACTAGAAATTTTGATCTGAATGCTGATTTAGATGAGAATGTGGACACAAAGACTGCAGCTCCTGCAGCACCAACCCAACCCTCATCAGCAGGGCCTTCTGAGGAGACCAAACATGAAGAATATCCAGGTTGGTCTCTTTCGGAAATGGATAGGATGGCCATCGACCCTCTTCAGATTGCAAACCTCAGCAGAAGGATAgatgaggaagaggaagattACGATGAAGAAGGGTAA